A portion of the Cellulophaga algicola DSM 14237 genome contains these proteins:
- the bioB gene encoding biotin synthase BioB: MSEKRYNWTKEEILEIYNKPMMELLYDAATIHRENHDPNTVQVSTLLSIKTGGCPEDCGYCPQAARYHTGLEGNDLMTVPHVKAQALRAKASGSSRVCMGAAWRNVKDGPEFDQVLEMVRTINKLDMEVCCTLGMITENQAKRLAEAGLYAYNHNLDTSEDYYKDVISTRAFEDRLDTISNVRKTNVTVCSGGIIGMGEKLEDRAGMLVALASLNPQPESTPINALVAVEGTPMEDIEPIAIWDMLRMVATTRIVMPETQVRLSAGRTEMSREGQAMCFFAGANSIFAGDKLLTTPNPDVNDDMEMFKLLGLNPQKPFTKVSQPKTVEAQDSEFQTLGEKPRWTRPGHTIERNETAKAKAKLS; the protein is encoded by the coding sequence ATGAGCGAGAAAAGATACAACTGGACAAAAGAGGAAATACTAGAAATCTATAACAAACCAATGATGGAATTGTTATATGATGCTGCTACGATACACAGAGAAAACCATGATCCAAATACGGTTCAGGTTTCTACTTTACTTTCAATAAAAACAGGAGGTTGCCCAGAAGATTGTGGCTATTGTCCGCAAGCAGCACGGTATCATACAGGTCTAGAAGGAAATGATTTAATGACAGTTCCTCATGTAAAAGCACAAGCATTAAGAGCAAAAGCTTCGGGAAGTTCAAGAGTGTGTATGGGCGCTGCATGGCGTAATGTAAAAGACGGACCAGAGTTTGATCAAGTTCTTGAAATGGTACGTACCATTAACAAGTTAGATATGGAGGTTTGTTGTACTTTGGGTATGATTACAGAAAACCAGGCAAAACGTTTAGCAGAAGCTGGCTTGTATGCTTACAATCACAACTTAGATACTTCAGAAGATTATTATAAAGATGTTATTTCTACAAGAGCATTTGAAGATCGTTTAGATACGATTAGTAATGTGCGTAAAACTAATGTTACCGTTTGTAGTGGTGGTATTATCGGAATGGGAGAAAAGCTAGAGGATAGGGCAGGGATGTTGGTTGCTTTGGCATCACTTAATCCACAACCAGAGTCTACGCCAATCAATGCATTAGTAGCGGTAGAAGGTACGCCTATGGAAGATATTGAGCCTATTGCAATTTGGGATATGCTTAGAATGGTAGCAACTACAAGAATTGTTATGCCAGAAACGCAAGTACGTTTATCTGCAGGAAGAACAGAGATGAGTAGAGAAGGCCAAGCAATGTGCTTTTTCGCTGGAGCAAATTCAATTTTTGCAGGTGATAAGTTATTGACAACTCCAAATCCTGATGTAAATGACGATATGGAGATGTTTAAACTTTTAGGTTTAAACCCTCAAAAGCCATTTACTAAAGTTTCTCAGCCTAAAACAGTAGAAGCTCAAGATTCAGAATTTCAAACGTTGGGAGAGAAACCAAGATGGACAAGACCGGGTCATACTATTGAGCGGAATGAAACAGCTAAGGCTAAGGCTAAATTATCTTAA
- a CDS encoding flotillin family protein, translating to MLLLPLQLGGGSATLLTIGFAILFFFVIIISFIRRYKRCPSDRILVVYGKVGNGNSARCIHGGAAFIWPVIQDYEFLDLTPISIEVNLVNALSKQNIRVNVPSRFTIGISTEPGIMQNAAERLLGQGMQEVQDLAKEIIFGQLRLVVASMDIEEINSDRDKFLTNISQSVESELKKVGLKLINVNITDIVDESGYIEALGKEAAAHAINAARKSVAEKTRDGSIGEANAVQDERTQVAAANAKAVEGENIAKINVANSDSLRRQREAEVERTAIASEKVQSAKALEESYAAEQLAELARAERVRSSQMADIIVPAEIDKKKVEIEAEADAERTRRIAKGEADAILFKAQAEAQGLLEILTKQAQGLDQIVKAAGNNPKDAVLLLVADKLPELVKTQAEAIKNIKIDKITVWDSGAKSEDGKGSTANFISGMYKSVPPLQEMFNMAGMQLPEYLKGKDVAGEEVKEVLDKSSKSNKDDSKA from the coding sequence ATGCTATTATTACCCTTACAATTAGGCGGAGGATCCGCTACTTTGCTGACGATTGGTTTTGCAATTTTATTCTTTTTTGTCATTATTATATCCTTTATTAGAAGGTATAAACGTTGTCCTTCAGATCGTATCCTTGTAGTGTATGGTAAAGTTGGTAATGGTAATTCTGCACGCTGTATTCATGGTGGAGCAGCCTTTATTTGGCCTGTAATTCAAGATTATGAGTTTTTAGATTTAACACCTATATCTATAGAGGTAAATTTAGTGAATGCCTTAAGTAAACAAAATATTCGTGTAAACGTTCCTTCAAGATTTACAATTGGTATATCTACAGAGCCTGGAATTATGCAGAATGCTGCAGAACGTCTTTTAGGTCAAGGAATGCAAGAAGTTCAAGACTTAGCAAAAGAAATTATTTTCGGTCAACTTCGTTTGGTGGTAGCATCAATGGATATTGAGGAAATTAACTCGGATAGAGATAAATTTTTAACGAATATATCTCAGAGTGTTGAATCTGAATTAAAGAAAGTAGGACTTAAATTGATCAACGTAAATATTACAGATATTGTTGATGAATCTGGGTATATTGAGGCTTTAGGTAAAGAAGCTGCTGCACATGCCATAAATGCAGCACGTAAATCGGTAGCAGAAAAAACAAGAGATGGTTCTATTGGTGAGGCTAATGCAGTGCAAGATGAGCGTACCCAAGTTGCTGCGGCAAATGCAAAGGCCGTAGAAGGAGAAAATATTGCAAAAATCAACGTAGCAAATTCAGATTCATTACGTCGTCAGAGAGAAGCAGAAGTAGAACGTACGGCAATTGCTTCAGAGAAAGTACAATCAGCAAAAGCATTGGAAGAATCTTATGCAGCAGAGCAATTAGCAGAATTAGCGAGAGCAGAACGTGTTCGTAGTTCTCAGATGGCAGATATTATAGTACCTGCAGAGATAGATAAGAAAAAGGTAGAAATTGAGGCAGAAGCAGATGCTGAGCGTACAAGACGTATAGCAAAAGGGGAAGCAGATGCTATCTTATTTAAAGCACAAGCAGAAGCGCAAGGCTTATTAGAGATTTTAACGAAACAAGCACAAGGTTTAGATCAGATAGTGAAAGCAGCAGGTAATAACCCTAAAGATGCTGTATTGTTATTGGTGGCAGACAAACTTCCAGAATTAGTTAAAACGCAAGCAGAAGCTATTAAAAATATCAAAATCGATAAAATTACGGTTTGGGATTCTGGTGCAAAATCTGAAGATGGTAAAGGTTCTACGGCTAATTTTATCTCTGGAATGTACAAATCGGTGCCACCTTTACAAGAAATGTTTAATATGGCTGGGATGCAATTGCCAGAATATTTAAAAGGTAAAGATGTTGCAGGGGAAGAAGTTAAAGAAGTTTTAGATAAGAGTTCAAAATCTAACAAAGACGATTCTAAAGCATAA
- a CDS encoding beta-ketoacyl synthase N-terminal-like domain-containing protein, producing the protein MNSPISITAIASISPLGISQKEVWEQYLNDDTALIKLNFDGTDTWVGALGDEAKEQILALKESDSKYKNLDDSVLFALFASREAMKTAGWSKEANFGVNIGSSRGATALFEKYFEEYLKNKTSSTLASPTTTLGNISSWIAHDLQTQGPEISHSITCSTALHALLNGYAWIKSGMVNKFMVGGSEAPLTPFTIAQIRALKIYARDATSPPQNEDNLISASPGYPCQAFNLEKTQNTMVLGEGASVVCLEQGVPENALAIIEGIGYATEVLEHNISISTDAVCFQRSMKMALGGLNPDEVDVIVLHAPGTIKGDSSEIKAIEKIFCNKVPFLTTNKWKIGHTFGASGMLSLELALLMMQHQKAIKVPYVTYDSVPEKISRVLVNAVGFGGNAVSILLKRVE; encoded by the coding sequence TTGAATTCACCAATATCTATTACCGCAATAGCCTCGATTTCCCCATTAGGAATTTCGCAAAAAGAAGTTTGGGAGCAGTATCTGAATGATGATACCGCGTTGATAAAATTAAATTTTGATGGTACAGACACTTGGGTGGGAGCGCTTGGAGACGAAGCTAAGGAACAAATATTAGCATTAAAAGAATCGGATAGTAAGTATAAAAATTTAGACGATAGTGTACTGTTTGCTTTGTTTGCTTCGCGGGAAGCAATGAAAACAGCAGGATGGTCAAAAGAGGCTAATTTCGGCGTAAATATTGGTTCATCAAGAGGTGCAACAGCACTCTTTGAAAAATACTTTGAAGAGTATCTTAAAAATAAGACCTCTTCTACGTTAGCGTCGCCTACAACAACCTTAGGGAATATTTCTTCTTGGATTGCTCATGATTTGCAAACACAGGGTCCAGAAATATCACACTCTATAACGTGTTCTACAGCACTTCATGCGTTATTAAATGGGTATGCCTGGATTAAAAGTGGTATGGTTAATAAGTTTATGGTGGGAGGTAGTGAAGCGCCATTAACACCGTTTACTATAGCGCAAATAAGAGCATTGAAAATTTATGCTAGAGATGCGACAAGTCCACCCCAAAATGAAGATAATTTAATCAGTGCTAGCCCAGGTTATCCTTGTCAAGCTTTCAACTTAGAGAAAACACAAAATACTATGGTTTTGGGTGAGGGTGCTTCTGTGGTTTGTTTAGAACAAGGGGTTCCTGAAAATGCTTTAGCAATTATAGAAGGTATTGGCTATGCAACAGAGGTCTTAGAACACAATATTTCTATTTCTACAGATGCTGTTTGTTTTCAACGTTCTATGAAAATGGCTTTAGGAGGATTAAATCCAGATGAGGTAGATGTGATTGTACTTCATGCACCAGGAACGATTAAAGGTGATTCTTCAGAAATAAAAGCAATTGAGAAAATATTTTGTAACAAAGTTCCGTTCTTAACTACTAATAAGTGGAAGATAGGTCATACGTTTGGAGCATCGGGCATGTTGAGTTTAGAATTAGCACTGCTAATGATGCAGCATCAAAAAGCAATAAAAGTTCCTTATGTAACGTATGATTCCGTTCCTGAGAAAATATCAAGAGTATTAGTGAATGCTGTTGGTTTTGGAGGAAATGCGGTTAGTATCTTACTTAAAAGAGTAGAATAA
- the bioA gene encoding adenosylmethionine--8-amino-7-oxononanoate transaminase: MGKLSDRDKKHIWHPLTQHKLHPTMLAIIKAKGCILTDEEGKEYIDGISSWYTSAYGHCNDFIIERVYAQMQQLDQVVFSGFTHEPAIKLSEELIKILPPNQEKIFFSDNGSTATEIGIKMALQYHFNKGDKRTVLLAFENAFHGDTFGAMSVSGLSVYNGPFADFFIAVERVATPTKENISEVLEKLEKRLQKNDIAGFIYEPLIQGAAAMQMHDPEGLEKIITLLKKYGVITVADEVMTGFGKTGKYFASDHLAVKPDVICMSKALTAGMVPMAATSCTQQVYDAFYSADMSKGLFHGHTYTANPLACAAALAGIALLTSNEMQENIQRVIAAHKNFDLEIKSHPKVARTRQTGTIYALDLAIEMERYGDLRDKLMNHFMSQGVFLRPLGSTIYISAPYVITDEQLRKIYDSIKAVLELI, translated from the coding sequence TTGGGAAAACTTTCAGACAGAGATAAAAAACACATTTGGCATCCATTAACCCAACATAAGTTACACCCTACCATGTTGGCTATTATAAAAGCAAAAGGATGTATTTTAACAGATGAAGAGGGTAAGGAGTATATAGACGGAATTTCATCTTGGTATACCAGTGCGTATGGCCATTGTAATGATTTTATCATAGAACGTGTATATGCCCAAATGCAACAACTCGATCAGGTGGTGTTTAGTGGTTTTACCCATGAGCCTGCGATAAAACTATCAGAGGAACTCATAAAAATATTACCTCCTAATCAAGAAAAAATATTTTTCTCAGACAATGGTTCTACAGCTACCGAAATTGGAATAAAAATGGCCTTGCAGTATCATTTTAATAAAGGTGATAAACGAACTGTTTTATTAGCTTTTGAGAATGCTTTTCATGGAGATACTTTTGGAGCAATGTCTGTTTCTGGTTTGTCCGTATATAATGGACCTTTTGCAGATTTTTTTATTGCTGTAGAGCGTGTAGCAACGCCAACAAAAGAAAATATCTCGGAAGTTTTAGAGAAATTAGAAAAGCGCCTGCAGAAAAATGATATTGCAGGGTTTATCTACGAGCCACTAATACAGGGGGCAGCTGCAATGCAGATGCACGATCCAGAAGGTTTGGAAAAAATAATAACACTATTGAAGAAGTATGGTGTGATTACCGTTGCCGATGAGGTGATGACGGGATTTGGGAAAACTGGAAAATATTTTGCTTCAGATCATCTAGCTGTAAAACCAGACGTAATCTGTATGTCTAAAGCATTAACCGCAGGTATGGTTCCTATGGCAGCGACAAGTTGTACGCAGCAAGTATATGATGCTTTTTATAGTGCAGATATGTCAAAAGGCTTATTTCATGGGCATACATATACTGCAAATCCATTAGCATGTGCAGCAGCATTAGCGGGAATAGCATTGCTTACTTCTAATGAAATGCAAGAGAATATTCAGCGCGTAATCGCAGCACATAAAAATTTCGATTTAGAAATAAAAAGTCATCCTAAAGTAGCGCGGACAAGGCAAACCGGAACTATTTATGCACTTGATTTGGCTATTGAGATGGAACGCTATGGGGATTTGCGTGATAAGTTGATGAATCATTTCATGAGTCAAGGGGTATTTTTACGTCCCTTAGGTAGTACTATTTATATTTCTGCACCTTATGTTATCACTGATGAGCAGCTGCGAAAAATTTACGATAGTATAAAAGCAGTTTTAGAATTAATTTAG
- the bioD gene encoding dethiobiotin synthase, which produces MKMKLFVTGISTEVGKTIASAILVEALEADYWKPIQAGELEDSDSHKVASLISNSKTVIHKNSYALKTAMSPHAAAEIDGVVIDREKIEEPKTDNHLVIEGAGGLLVPINDEDTILDIIMPSYKVVVVSRHYLGSINHTLLTVGWLQERKYDVVILFSGKEQKTTEDIILKKTKVPCIGRIDEEAVFDKATIKKYADQFKSALELL; this is translated from the coding sequence ATGAAAATGAAATTATTTGTTACAGGTATCTCAACGGAAGTAGGAAAAACGATAGCATCTGCTATTTTAGTAGAAGCTTTGGAGGCCGATTATTGGAAACCGATACAAGCAGGAGAATTAGAAGATTCTGATAGTCATAAGGTAGCATCTCTTATATCAAATTCTAAAACTGTAATTCATAAAAATAGTTATGCATTAAAAACAGCTATGAGTCCGCATGCAGCGGCAGAAATAGATGGGGTTGTAATTGATAGAGAGAAAATAGAAGAACCAAAAACGGATAATCATTTGGTGATTGAAGGAGCAGGTGGCTTATTGGTTCCTATAAATGATGAGGATACTATTTTGGATATTATTATGCCAAGCTATAAAGTGGTTGTGGTTTCTAGGCATTATCTAGGCAGTATAAATCATACCTTATTAACGGTAGGATGGTTGCAGGAAAGAAAGTATGATGTGGTAATTTTATTTAGTGGGAAGGAACAAAAAACTACGGAAGATATTATCCTAAAAAAGACAAAAGTACCTTGTATTGGAAGAATTGATGAGGAGGCTGTTTTTGATAAGGCAACGATAAAGAAATATGCAGATCAATTTAAATCGGCTTTAGAATTACTTTAA
- a CDS encoding putative signal transducing protein codes for MVDKWVTIATFEYSSDLQVFKIKLESEGITVFVKDEYTINSDPMISNAIGGAKVQVFQEDKERAIEIYDSIRSYAIGDDDLPVTCPNCKSQKSETYYAQKSIFYKLFPFFEKRKYKCLNCKMITNP; via the coding sequence ATGGTAGATAAATGGGTGACGATAGCAACATTTGAATATTCCTCCGATTTGCAGGTTTTTAAAATCAAATTAGAATCAGAAGGGATTACTGTTTTTGTAAAAGATGAGTATACTATAAATTCTGATCCTATGATTAGTAATGCCATTGGAGGAGCAAAAGTGCAAGTTTTTCAGGAAGATAAAGAGCGGGCAATAGAAATTTATGATAGCATCAGAAGCTATGCCATAGGAGATGATGATTTGCCGGTAACCTGTCCTAATTGCAAGTCTCAAAAATCAGAGACGTACTATGCACAAAAAAGTATTTTTTACAAACTTTTTCCTTTTTTCGAGAAAAGAAAATACAAATGTCTAAATTGTAAGATGATTACAAACCCTTAA
- a CDS encoding aminotransferase class I/II-fold pyridoxal phosphate-dependent enzyme, translating to MASFPEKLSKKLEDRRGANSLRVLPAQQLLIDFSSNDYLGFAKNTTIFEGVIALLKEKNLKFNGATGSRLISGNYGLYAEVEDAIAEFHAADTALVFNSGYDANVGFFSAIPQRGDYIFYDEYIHASIRDGIALSTAKGYKFKHNNLQDLQRVINRVIALEKNQGAEVEVYVVTESVFSMDGDSPDLVAFAHFCEKHKLRFVVDEAHALGVFGKEGQGLVAELNIAHLVFAEIVTFGKGLGCHGAAILGSVQLKEYLVNFSRSFIYTTGLPPHSLATIYLAYEQLAKTNSLLELKNNITYFKEQLTNLEIKEAFIPSNSPIQCCVISGNEKVKNLASVLQNNNFSVKAILSPTVAKGQERLRFCLHSYNTKHEIADVLKILKKLMH from the coding sequence ATGGCTAGCTTTCCAGAAAAATTGAGTAAAAAACTAGAAGACCGCAGAGGGGCTAATTCCCTCCGGGTGCTACCTGCGCAACAACTTCTAATAGATTTCTCTTCTAATGATTATTTAGGTTTTGCAAAAAACACAACAATTTTTGAAGGTGTTATTGCCTTATTAAAGGAGAAGAATCTCAAGTTTAATGGGGCTACAGGCTCTCGATTAATTTCTGGGAATTATGGTTTGTATGCGGAAGTAGAAGATGCAATAGCAGAATTTCATGCTGCAGACACCGCCTTAGTATTTAACTCTGGGTATGATGCTAATGTTGGTTTTTTTAGTGCCATCCCCCAACGCGGAGATTATATTTTTTACGATGAATATATTCATGCGAGTATTCGTGATGGTATTGCGTTGAGCACTGCTAAAGGATATAAGTTTAAGCATAATAATCTACAAGATTTACAGCGTGTTATCAATCGTGTTATAGCACTAGAAAAAAATCAAGGAGCAGAAGTAGAGGTGTATGTAGTGACAGAGTCTGTCTTTTCTATGGATGGAGATTCGCCAGATCTTGTAGCATTTGCCCATTTTTGTGAAAAGCATAAACTCCGTTTTGTAGTAGATGAAGCACATGCCTTAGGTGTCTTCGGAAAAGAAGGCCAGGGTCTAGTTGCTGAATTAAATATTGCGCATCTAGTATTTGCAGAAATTGTTACTTTTGGAAAAGGCTTGGGCTGTCACGGCGCAGCAATTTTGGGGAGTGTGCAACTAAAGGAGTATCTCGTTAATTTTTCTCGTAGTTTTATATATACAACAGGTCTCCCTCCACATTCTTTGGCGACAATTTATCTGGCCTACGAGCAACTCGCAAAAACAAATTCTCTCCTTGAGCTAAAAAATAATATTACTTATTTTAAAGAACAACTTACTAATTTAGAAATTAAGGAGGCTTTTATACCGAGCAATTCTCCTATACAATGCTGTGTAATTTCTGGGAATGAGAAGGTTAAAAATTTGGCATCAGTCTTACAAAATAATAATTTTAGTGTAAAAGCTATTTTATCGCCTACCGTTGCTAAAGGGCAAGAGCGATTGCGATTTTGTTTGCATAGCTACAATACCAAGCATGAGATAGCTGATGTGTTAAAGATTTTGAAAAAATTAATGCATTAA
- a CDS encoding TonB-dependent receptor — protein MPKLLLLLLMFSTYCFSQSINFDQLDKEKWLRYNGGISANGVYYDGTANRQDLTYYLTGNLNFNIAGLYNIPVSFTYSNQEFNFPSPFNFNRFSFHPSYKWVTAHLGDVTMTFSPYTLSGHQFTGAGVELNPEGKFQVSAMYGRFLKATEYDSVAQGGIAAYKRMGFGVKTAYDFEFMKLGVILFKATDTKNSLENPLPIELGLTPKDNAVLSFESDFRVLDKATIHIEYAISGVTEDSRIRDERPNNGVLSFLLDENISTNYYNALNASFNYPAGNGSLGFGYERIDPDYKTLGAYYFNNDLENITVNATQTIFDNRLNLSVNAGLQQDNLNKAKTSEQQRVVSAINANFTASERLTLNGSYSNFQSYTNIRDQFDYINQVNAYDNIDTLNYRQISQNANLGINYILKKTEFKQHSTNLNLVYQNSNNQQEGETIEGGLSTFYNGTAAYTLGYPQQNLTFSLAGNTSYNITGVDKSLTLGPTLAVGKQFFDKQLRTNLSSSYNTSYSNGEKQTNIYNFRLGSNYLWLQKHNLSLNFLMLFRNTTLNSNRDLTLTFGYSYAFDNFKLQLHKGERNIDHRLEKTTTDLWSFRYRNVSYSGTATEINNQLTTVFESAQFSNIPQFKKDDLSLLLTITKKQEKEEAYKESAINFLKELYGYGDFKETYEKALFTVIRKIQIDMRKIDIALERLFVAKKLEVDQHTLNNKSKTEYTIEEQKLETEYQELLEEQKNRLEKLVGHRWMEEKFAAFTTIDVVVEPVGFLKEFKKENTLEAYKIYDTNEDLEVLKTYLEDEIIDFYFKKSLGIVNPEGFELKYMN, from the coding sequence TTGCCGAAATTATTACTCCTACTCCTTATGTTCAGCACCTATTGCTTTTCTCAAAGTATTAATTTTGACCAACTTGATAAAGAAAAGTGGTTGCGATATAACGGTGGTATTTCAGCAAACGGAGTGTATTATGATGGCACGGCTAATAGACAAGATTTGACCTATTACCTAACAGGAAATCTTAATTTTAATATTGCAGGATTATATAATATCCCTGTATCATTTACGTATTCAAACCAAGAATTTAATTTCCCAAGTCCCTTCAATTTTAATCGGTTTAGTTTTCATCCGTCTTATAAATGGGTCACGGCGCATCTTGGAGATGTAACTATGACTTTTTCTCCTTACACGTTAAGCGGACATCAATTTACAGGAGCTGGAGTGGAGTTAAATCCGGAAGGAAAATTTCAAGTTAGCGCCATGTACGGTCGGTTTTTAAAAGCTACGGAGTATGATTCTGTTGCTCAAGGAGGCATTGCCGCTTATAAACGAATGGGCTTTGGTGTAAAAACGGCTTATGATTTTGAGTTCATGAAACTAGGCGTTATCCTTTTTAAAGCTACTGACACCAAAAACTCTTTAGAAAACCCCCTACCGATTGAATTAGGCTTAACGCCTAAAGACAATGCGGTACTATCTTTTGAATCTGACTTTCGGGTTTTAGACAAAGCTACTATCCATATTGAATATGCTATTTCTGGAGTTACTGAAGATTCTAGAATACGAGATGAAAGACCCAACAACGGGGTACTTTCTTTTTTATTAGATGAAAACATCAGTACTAATTATTATAACGCATTAAATGCTTCTTTTAATTACCCTGCAGGCAATGGAAGTTTAGGTTTTGGTTACGAACGCATTGACCCTGATTACAAAACACTAGGCGCCTATTATTTTAATAATGACTTAGAAAATATAACCGTAAACGCTACGCAAACTATTTTTGACAATAGATTAAATTTGAGTGTTAACGCTGGTTTGCAACAAGACAATCTAAACAAGGCAAAAACATCGGAACAACAACGCGTAGTAAGTGCCATAAATGCAAATTTCACAGCCTCTGAGCGCCTTACCTTAAATGGTTCCTATTCTAACTTTCAATCTTATACCAATATCCGTGATCAGTTTGATTATATCAATCAAGTAAATGCGTATGATAATATAGACACCCTAAATTACCGTCAAATATCACAAAATGCCAATCTTGGAATTAATTATATTTTAAAGAAAACGGAATTTAAACAACACAGTACCAATCTTAATTTAGTGTATCAAAATTCTAACAATCAGCAAGAAGGAGAAACTATTGAAGGGGGTTTGAGTACTTTTTACAATGGTACCGCAGCGTACACCCTTGGATACCCACAACAAAACCTAACATTCTCATTAGCAGGTAACACTTCTTACAATATTACTGGAGTAGACAAAAGCTTAACACTAGGGCCAACACTAGCTGTTGGAAAGCAGTTTTTTGACAAACAGCTACGCACCAATCTATCTAGTTCATACAACACCTCTTATAGCAATGGAGAAAAACAAACCAACATCTATAATTTTAGATTAGGATCTAATTATCTCTGGCTACAAAAACACAATCTGAGTCTGAATTTTTTAATGCTCTTCAGAAACACAACACTAAACTCTAATCGCGATCTTACGCTAACTTTTGGCTATAGCTATGCCTTTGATAATTTTAAACTTCAACTCCATAAAGGAGAAAGAAACATTGATCATCGCCTAGAAAAAACAACCACAGATCTCTGGAGTTTCAGATACAGAAATGTTTCCTACAGCGGGACAGCCACTGAAATTAATAATCAATTAACTACTGTTTTTGAAAGCGCTCAATTTTCTAATATTCCTCAGTTTAAAAAAGACGATCTAAGCTTACTCTTAACCATCACTAAAAAACAAGAAAAAGAGGAAGCCTACAAGGAGAGCGCCATTAACTTCTTAAAAGAATTGTATGGTTATGGCGATTTTAAAGAAACGTATGAAAAGGCATTGTTTACCGTGATTAGAAAAATACAGATAGACATGCGCAAAATAGATATTGCTCTAGAGCGCCTGTTTGTTGCTAAAAAATTAGAAGTAGACCAACACACCTTAAACAATAAGAGTAAAACAGAATATACTATTGAGGAACAAAAATTAGAAACGGAATACCAAGAACTTCTAGAAGAACAAAAAAACCGACTTGAAAAATTAGTGGGACACAGATGGATGGAAGAAAAATTCGCTGCATTTACCACCATTGATGTGGTTGTTGAACCTGTAGGGTTTTTAAAAGAATTTAAAAAAGAAAATACGCTAGAGGCTTATAAAATTTATGATACTAACGAAGATCTAGAGGTTCTTAAAACTTATTTAGAGGATGAAATCATAGATTTCTATTTTAAAAAATCATTAGGTATTGTGAATCCTGAAGGTTTTGAATTGAAATATATGAACTGA